In a single window of the Hydrogenothermus marinus genome:
- the mnmG gene encoding tRNA uridine-5-carboxymethylaminomethyl(34) synthesis enzyme MnmG — MVYDTEFDVVVIGGGHAGIEAALASVKLGVKIALITLDKEKIGVMPCNPSIGGIAKGIVVREIDAFDGEMPKAIDKVGLQYKMLNTRKGPAVRSPRAQADKEEYRKYMVNKTQNTENLTVIEGEATDIFLKENLNEVEGVEVDGEYKIKTKSVVITTGTFLDGLIHIGDKKFPAGRMDEKPANKLPQFYKRHGFPLVRFKTGTPARLDKNTINWSVLEEAPGDEIPPKFSFWTEPVGSYFFKKGQKDQVPCYITYTNEKTHEIIKNNLHRTALYGGAITGVGPRYCPSIEDKIVKFEGKPRHTVWLEPETRDGISIYPNGLSTSLPEEIQWEMYRSIKGLENVVLLKPAYAIEYDVVPPTELYPTLETKKIKGLFHAGNFNGTTGYEEAAGQGLIAGINAALRALGKELFYIRRDESYIGVMIDDLTTKGVIEPYRLFTSRSEYRLYLRQDNPILRLYKRAYDIGILSEEKYKLVKEIEKEINDWINYYKNEKIKIDDKTISVFSYLQRPEVNIETLKEKGIKTPEKDYVIEEVEINAKYEGYFEKERRLNEKMRHLESIKIPKDIDYSKIAGLTKEVVQKLEKARPITLGHAARLEGITPAAITAIMIYLKKIKEEKSGQA, encoded by the coding sequence ATGGTTTACGATACAGAATTTGATGTGGTTGTAATAGGTGGAGGACATGCAGGAATAGAAGCAGCATTAGCATCTGTGAAACTTGGGGTGAAAATTGCACTTATTACCCTTGATAAAGAAAAAATAGGAGTTATGCCTTGTAATCCATCTATTGGTGGCATTGCAAAAGGAATAGTTGTAAGAGAGATAGATGCCTTTGATGGAGAGATGCCAAAAGCAATAGACAAGGTAGGACTTCAATATAAAATGCTTAATACAAGAAAAGGACCAGCAGTTCGCTCACCAAGAGCACAAGCAGACAAAGAAGAATACAGAAAATATATGGTAAATAAAACTCAAAATACAGAAAATTTAACAGTTATAGAAGGAGAAGCAACTGATATTTTCTTAAAAGAAAATCTAAATGAAGTTGAAGGTGTAGAAGTTGATGGAGAATATAAAATAAAAACAAAGTCAGTAGTAATTACTACAGGAACATTTTTAGATGGTTTAATTCATATTGGAGATAAAAAATTTCCTGCAGGTAGAATGGATGAAAAACCTGCAAATAAACTACCTCAGTTTTATAAAAGACATGGTTTTCCTCTTGTTAGATTTAAAACAGGTACACCAGCAAGACTTGATAAAAATACAATTAATTGGTCTGTTTTAGAAGAAGCACCGGGAGATGAAATACCACCTAAATTTTCATTTTGGACAGAGCCAGTAGGTTCTTATTTCTTTAAAAAGGGACAAAAAGATCAAGTACCTTGTTATATTACATATACAAATGAAAAAACCCATGAAATTATTAAAAATAATTTACATAGAACAGCTTTATATGGAGGAGCAATTACAGGAGTAGGCCCAAGATATTGTCCATCAATAGAAGATAAAATAGTAAAATTTGAAGGAAAACCAAGACATACAGTATGGCTTGAGCCAGAAACAAGAGATGGAATAAGCATTTATCCAAACGGACTTTCCACATCTTTACCTGAAGAAATACAATGGGAAATGTACAGATCAATAAAAGGACTTGAAAATGTTGTTTTATTAAAACCAGCTTATGCAATAGAGTATGATGTAGTACCACCTACAGAACTTTATCCAACTTTAGAAACAAAGAAAATAAAAGGCTTATTCCATGCAGGAAACTTTAATGGAACTACAGGTTATGAAGAAGCAGCAGGACAAGGATTAATAGCAGGTATAAATGCAGCATTAAGAGCCTTAGGAAAAGAGCTTTTTTATATTAGAAGAGATGAAAGCTATATAGGCGTTATGATAGATGATCTTACAACAAAAGGAGTTATAGAGCCTTATAGATTATTTACATCAAGATCAGAATATCGCTTATACTTAAGACAAGATAATCCAATTTTAAGACTTTATAAAAGAGCTTATGATATTGGAATACTTTCTGAAGAAAAATATAAATTAGTTAAAGAGATAGAAAAAGAGATAAATGACTGGATTAATTATTATAAAAATGAAAAAATCAAAATAGATGATAAAACTATATCAGTTTTTAGCTATTTACAAAGACCAGAAGTAAATATAGAAACTTTAAAAGAAAAAGGAATAAAAACACCAGAAAAAGATTATGTAATAGAAGAAGTAGAAATAAATGCAAAATATGAAGGATATTTTGAAAAAGAAAGAAGATTAAATGAAAAAATGAGACATCTTGAAAGTATAAAAATACCAAAAGA